Proteins from a single region of Ogataea parapolymorpha DL-1 chromosome IV, whole genome shotgun sequence:
- a CDS encoding J domain-containing protein 1 yields MMLIPRFCRRGYSTDTNVGRLLKMYPTFKNATPYDVLGLKQSNVKQEELKRRFYELAKVYHPDSAHDALENKEKEHRFKRILAAYALLKNPQTRQNYDNYGIGWEDNSSSLYRPKTAPQAGHYRPSTYGTWEDRWHGQQDFGFGYYTDNTWRDMGPNASNMETFRQNRRTIFLTLLVATGIYTALQFAHIIFYDDYIGGTYRESLTKRIRMTEKSRKDLIDARENYGFGDSKEERIQRFLWFRHLSWLLGEDKRT; encoded by the coding sequence ATGATGCTTATTCCCCGTTTTTGTAGACGGGGGTACAGCACGGACACGAACGTTGGGCGGCTGCTCAAAATGTATCCGACATTTAAGAATGCCACGCCCTACGACGTGCTCGGTTTGAAACAGAGCAACGtgaagcaggaggagcTTAAGAGGCGATTCTACGAGTTGGCCAAAGTTTACCATCCGGACTCTGCGCACGATgcgctggaaaacaaggaaaaagagcaccGGTTCAAGCGGATTCTTGCTGCCTATGctctgctgaaaaacccaCAGACACGACAGAACTACGATAATTACGGGATCGGCTGGGAGGACAACTCCAGCAGCCTTTACCGGCCCAAAACTGCTCCGCAGGCCGGCCATTATCGGCCGTCGACGTACGGCACCTGGGAGGACAGGTGGCACGGTCAACAAGATTTTGGGTTCGGTTATTACACAGACAACACATGGAGAGACATGGGGCCCAATGCCAGCAATATGGAGACGTTTCGACAGAATAGGCGAACGATATTTCtcacgctgctggtggcCACCGGAATATATACCGCATTGCAGTTTGCACACATCATATTCTACGACGATTACATTGGCGGAACGTATCGCGAGTCGCTGACGAAACGCATTCGAATGACAGAGAAATCGCGAAAGGACCTTATAGACGCACGCGAGAACTACGGGTTTGGAGACAGCAAGGAGGAGCGAATCCAGCGATTTCTGTGGTTCAGACATCTTTCCTGGCTTTTAGGCGAGGATAAGCGGACTTGA
- a CDS encoding Chorismate mutase — MDFMKPETVLDLGNIRDALVRMEDTIIFNFIERSQFYASPSVYKVNQFPIPNFDGSFLDWLLSQHERIHSQVRRYDAPDEVPFFPNVLEKTFLPKINYPSVLASYADEINVNNEILKIYTSEIVPGIAAGSGEQEDNLGSCAMADIECLQSLSRRIHFGRFVAEAKFISEGDKIVDLIKNRDVEGIEALITNAEVEKRILDRLLEKGRAYGTDPTLKFTQHIQSKVKPEVIVKIYKDFVIPLTKKVEVDYLLRRLEDEEDDDATQRSGGYVDRFLSSGLY, encoded by the coding sequence ATGGATTTCATGAAACCAGAAACAGTGCTGGACCTTGGCAACATTAGAGACGCCTTGGTCCGGATGGAGGATACGATTATCTTTAACTTCATCGAGCGGTCGCAGTTTTATGCGTCGCCCTCGGTGTATAAAGTCAACCAGTTCCCTATTCCTAATTTTGACGGCTCGTTCTTGGATTGGCTGTTGTCGCAGCACGAGCGAATCCATTCGCAGGTGAGGAGATACGATGCGCCAGACGAGGTGCCTTTTTTCCCCAacgtgctggaaaaaacgTTCCTGCCCAAGATCAACTACCCTTCGGTGCTGGCCTCCTACGCGGATGAAATCAACGTCAACAACGAGATACTCAAGATCTACACGTCAGAGATAGTACCAGGAATTGCTGCAGGCAGCGGAGAGCAGGAGGACAACCTTGGCTCGTGCGCAATGGCGGACATCGAGTGTCTGCAGTCGCTGTCAAGAAGAATCCATTTTGGCCGTTTTGTCGCAGAGGCTAAATTTATCAGTGAGGGGGACAAGATTGTGGatctgatcaaaaacagagaTGTAGAAGGCATTGAGGCGCTCATCACAAACGCAGAGGTCGAAAAACGGATCTTGGACAGACTTCTGGAAAAGGGAAGAGCGTATGGAACAGACCCTACACTAAAGTTCACGCAGCATATTCAGAGCAAGGTGAAGCCAGAGGTGATTGTGAAAATCTACAAGGATTTCGTGATTCCGCTCACGAAGAAGGTAGAAGTCGATTACTTGCTGAGACGGttggaggacgaggaggacgatgaTGCGACTCAGAGAAGCGGCGGCTACGTTGACCGGTTTCTCTCCTCTGGCTTGTACTag
- a CDS encoding Carrier protein YMC1, mitochondrial yields the protein MSDEYRALKDVFAGTMGGIAQVLVGQPFDTTKVRIQSAEGHVSPVYVVRQLLTNEGPMAFYKGTLTPLIGVGACVSVQFGVNEFMKRTFSSLNGPGNPISMPQFYVCGAAAGFANGFIAAPIEHIRIRLQTQTTGAKTFNGPLDVIKKLYHAGGIKLIYRGLGPTLARESLGSGAYFLTFEALVKNEIESRNIARKDIENWKLCVFGALAGYGMWFSIYPIDVIKSNMQTDNYKKPVYRNAVETFRGIWKQSGAWGLVKGFSPTILRAAPANAATFLAFEITMRYLN from the coding sequence ATGAGCGACGAGTACCGAGCGTTGAAGGACGTTTTTGCGGGCACTATGGGCGGCATTGCCCAGGTCCTGGTTGGCCAGCCATTTGATACCACCAAGGTGCGTATCCAGTCTGCTGAGGGCCACGTCTCTCCCGTCTACGTGGTGCGTCAGCTGCTGACCAACGAAGGTCCTATGGCCTTCTACAAAGGAACGCTGACCCCACTGATCGGAGTCGGGGCCTGTGTGTCTGTGCAGTTTGGTGTCAACGAGTTCATGAAACGGACGTTTTCGAGTCTCAACGGTCCTGGAAATCCAATCAGCATGCCTCAATTTTACGTGTGcggagcagcagcaggattTGCAAACGGTTTTATAGCCGCACCAATTGAGCACATCAGAATCAGATTGCAAACGCAGACCACCGGCGCCAAGACGTTCAACGGGCCTCTGGACgtgatcaagaagctgtACCATGCGGGAGGCATCAAGTTAATCTACCGAGGTCTAGGGCCTACGCTCGCTAGAGAAAGTCTGGGTAGCGGAGCATATTTTTTGACTTTTGAAGCTCTCGTGAAAAACGAGATCGAGTCGCGGAATATTGCCAGAAAGGACATTGAGAACTGGAAGCTCTGCGTCTTTGGGGCGCTGGCAGGTTACGGAATGTGGTTCAGTATTTATCCGATCGATGTGATCAAGTCCAACATGCAGACTGACAACTACAAGAAGCCGGTTTATAGAAATGCTGTTGAGACTTTTAGGGGTATTTGGAAACAGAGCGGTGCTTGGGGGCTAGTCAAAGGATTCTCGCCGACAATTCTGAGAGCTGCCCCAGCCAACGCGGCTACTTTCCTGGCCTTTGAAATTACCATGCGGTATCTGAACTAG
- a CDS encoding putative vesicle-mediated transport protein Vid24, whose amino-acid sequence MPTPINIDHIDTQERCTGSTHPLKAKHHAPPPQIVASPCVRDFFAGRHKSQVSSFLKPNSSFIGSQQSGRSTFEVRVDLKEVDLKRSYLCGYFTIHGLTESHPEFTTFFKGEIIGPHHSFYTANEEWGSNKRNDLQHWSRFPSWRSLDFDQENDLANEHIYDTALNNEHLYMRWKEIFLVPDASVKSIMGASFEGFYYICFNQLTGSISGLYFHQSSGKFQQLELAHVPDGGVLPSFSFA is encoded by the coding sequence ATGCCTACCCCAATAAACATTGACCACATAGATACCCAGGAGCGCTGTACGGGCTCGACACACCCGCTCAAGGCCAAACACCATGCTCCGCCTCCGCAGATCGTCGCGTCGCCCTGTGTGCGCGACTTCTTCGCCGGTCGGCACAAGTCGCAAGTCTCGTCTTTCCTCAAGCCGAACTCCTCCTTCATTGGGTCCCAGCAGTCCGGCCGGTCGACATTTGAGGTGCGCGTGGACTTGAAAGAGGTGGACCTGAAAAGATCGTATTTGTGCGGCTACTTCACGATCCACGGCCTGACGGAATCGCATCCCGAGTTCACCACGTTCTTCAAAGGAGAGATCATCGGCCCGCACCACTCGTTCTACACGGCCAACGAGGAGTGGGGATCCAACAAACGCAATGACCTCCAGCACTGGAGCAGGTTCCCGTCCTGGAGAAGTCTGGATTTCGACCAGGAAAATGACCTCGCCAACGAACACATATACGACACCGCACTAAATAACGAGCATCTCTACATGAGGTGGAAAGAGATATTTCTCGTTCCGGACGCCAGCGTGAAGAGCATCATGGGGGCCTCATTTGAAGGTTTCTATTACATCTGCTTCAACCAGCTCACGGGCTCGATCTCGGGGCTCTATTTCCACCAGTCATCGGGCAAATTCCAGCAGTTGGAACTTGCACATGTGCCCGACGGTGGGGTGTTGCCCT